One region of bacterium genomic DNA includes:
- a CDS encoding ferrous iron transport protein B, which produces LSKALGVPVITAIATMRVGIHELKQHLTKFVRPHFHPEFHPVVEEAVKELAAALPNNGCAPRGAALSVLSGDKTIIAALHHNQAVPEQLHATVNANIAKTKERFFEPLSFLVSRTRKQNIEERFGSYIVTPQRTVPVWRERLGNWMMHPLWGLPFLLLVLYLMYELVGVWAAGDLVDLIENGIFGGIDAETGEVVGYINPFIINLLAPLKQYGAVGTFFVDMFVGQYGLITVGLTYAIAIVLPVIFFFFLAFGILEDSGYLPRLTILSNRLFKRIGLNGRAVLPMVLGLGCDTMATFTTRTLETKKERIIATLLLGLGVPCSAQLGVILGMSSALNPLVLAIIAVTVVMQLVIVGWTANKILPGKVSSFLMEIPPIRTPRIKNLLIKTLFRVKWFLVEAVPLFLIGTGILFVVDRIGLLTIIENATKPILAGLLDLPAESAKAFLLGFLRRDYGAAGLFMLEKQGLLDLTQVTVSLAVMILFIPCLASFFAIIKEQGMKTGIVMATFISVYAVAVGAVLNIILRSLHVFA; this is translated from the coding sequence TTATCGAAAGCGTTAGGCGTTCCCGTAATAACTGCGATTGCGACGATGCGGGTCGGGATACACGAACTGAAACAGCATCTTACCAAATTTGTTCGTCCCCATTTCCACCCCGAATTTCACCCGGTGGTTGAAGAAGCGGTCAAGGAGCTGGCAGCAGCATTACCAAACAACGGGTGTGCCCCGCGGGGAGCGGCGTTGTCGGTGTTATCCGGCGATAAAACGATTATCGCGGCGTTGCACCACAACCAAGCCGTACCGGAACAATTGCATGCGACCGTTAATGCGAACATCGCGAAAACAAAAGAACGATTCTTCGAGCCGCTCTCATTTTTAGTGTCGCGCACCCGAAAACAAAACATCGAGGAGCGGTTCGGCAGCTACATTGTTACGCCGCAGCGAACGGTGCCGGTGTGGCGCGAGCGTTTGGGCAACTGGATGATGCACCCGCTTTGGGGGTTGCCGTTTTTACTGCTTGTGCTTTATCTGATGTATGAATTGGTCGGGGTATGGGCGGCGGGCGATTTAGTCGATTTGATCGAAAACGGCATCTTTGGCGGCATCGATGCCGAGACCGGGGAAGTCGTCGGCTACATCAATCCTTTCATAATCAATTTACTCGCGCCACTCAAGCAGTATGGTGCAGTAGGAACATTTTTTGTTGATATGTTCGTCGGGCAATATGGCCTCATCACGGTCGGATTAACCTATGCGATTGCGATTGTATTACCGGTAATTTTCTTCTTCTTTCTTGCTTTTGGCATACTTGAGGATAGCGGCTATCTCCCCCGGTTGACGATTCTCTCCAATCGCTTATTCAAACGGATTGGACTCAATGGCAGAGCGGTCTTGCCAATGGTGTTGGGACTCGGTTGCGACACGATGGCGACCTTCACCACCCGTACTCTCGAAACGAAAAAAGAGCGGATAATTGCCACCTTGCTATTGGGATTAGGTGTACCCTGTTCAGCGCAATTGGGTGTAATTCTCGGTATGAGTTCCGCGCTGAATCCCTTAGTTTTAGCGATTATCGCCGTGACAGTTGTGATGCAGCTTGTTATCGTCGGTTGGACGGCAAATAAAATTCTCCCCGGCAAAGTATCGAGTTTCCTGATGGAGATTCCGCCGATTCGTACTCCGCGCATCAAAAATCTCTTGATTAAAACTTTGTTCCGGGTGAAGTGGTTCTTGGTGGAAGCAGTGCCATTGTTCCTGATCGGTACTGGTATTCTCTTTGTAGTGGATCGGATTGGATTGCTAACGATTATCGAAAATGCAACGAAACCGATATTAGCTGGTTTGCTCGATTTGCCGGCTGAGAGTGCGAAAGCGTTTTTGCTCGGATTCCTCCGCCGCGATTATGGCGCTGCTGGTCTCTTCATGTTGGAAAAGCAAGGGTTGCTTGACTTGACCCAGGTAACGGTATCGCTTGCGGTGATGATTCTCTTCATTCCGTGTCTTGCCAGCTTCTTTGCGATTATCAAAGAGCAGGGCATGAAAACCGGGATCGTAATGGCGACCTTCATTTCGGTATATGCCGTTGCAGTGGGGGCGGTGTTAAACATTATCCTCCGCTCGTTGCACGTTTTCGCATGA